Proteins from a single region of Methanotorris igneus Kol 5:
- a CDS encoding NINE protein, translated as MDETEFMQIKEFVKDMDKTQRIVYYEQKKKSVGIAVLLSALIPGAGQMYLGKVGKGIIILLTFWFFLIPYIYGIYVAYKSAKDYNARLYSVIFSEK; from the coding sequence GTGGATGAAACAGAATTTATGCAGATTAAAGAGTTTGTAAAGGATATGGATAAAACACAGAGAATTGTCTATTATGAGCAGAAAAAGAAGAGTGTGGGAATTGCTGTATTGCTTAGTGCCTTAATACCTGGAGCAGGACAAATGTATCTTGGAAAAGTTGGGAAAGGTATAATAATATTACTAACATTTTGGTTTTTTCTCATACCATACATTTATGGGATTTATGTTGCCTACAAATCTGCAAAGGACTACAATGCAAGACTTTATTCCGTGATTTTTAGTGAAAAATAA
- a CDS encoding ATP-dependent DNA helicase — translation MKNLVSLVAWHDSGWNGRFCRKPEENRYCESFKYVKFNKYNSKLCLNNPSGVISTIPKGMPCHESVMFIENNNVIKEGGNRVGRIPTLLFSNVERFKEILDYVKGKYTVIHVRENPLSDNKVIIGCVKIKEIINKDEKNKNKLGFEIDFDLEDIVFTLPYQEFIEFCKDKNLDYKEFEHLVVFDVEDFSRYFRGMCNIITDKTLIEILKKAIEILEGFNKFIEEYPDFMEYLKGNKAFRPWVMKDFDKFLDRIKNVISELEGREYKYPGLPAVIYYLGDKEAYSKYFEAVESNKEEELYKELKESLEKRKENSDFKNEFKEFLLNYAVYYDLMAYDIKIIKEQIKKGFISLEEILENPYVLVEDLKEKEDFSGFSFIEVDSWEQRRVKDFDKHNPYRIRALLVEILKRLLKHGHTTVTTGEVKNIFDKIGVDISFKEFLEMIEKNEEIIKEKVVIEEKIIGNEKVKLFTLKDIKESERVIEETINKMLDKPKEELRVSKEEIEKLLRNEKKEDEDYKKAIEMQIEAVEKLLKNRVGILTGPAGTGKTTVISTLVKILKDKYGYEDIYILTPTGKSAMVIREKLKEKKINNVKVMTIHRFIAQEFSDYFNFDFFVLRDVPENAKKKVYVLILDESSMIDTKILGNLFKCVDIEKHLVFVGDINQLPPVDAGKPFHDIYRYLERVNKDAIAKLEIPLRSESKKIAEFSEIFLMDGEERKIKLEELLKEKEVLDNKEIYRIRDGEKEVITIEVVKDNLLKALEDAIEKILEENSKDNFFEFAVFDDKLEILSPTKTKGELNSYIINLYIRQDSKFVPEKYRDKMKLNLFYGNKYVADKVIQTKNKYKKGIYNGMMGYVYFYNKNYKKYAIKFYSDENERRPYVYVSDDNIEHAYAITIHKSQGSGFENIIVAIPKGLNKFVSKEMLYTAVTRAKKRLWIIVEESLENLINVYNSELRNRKTNLFDNFDIDSLIPFYEERAIETERGEKVRSEDEKKLADIFHKLGIEYEYEPISEYLKLGVLPDFKLCLGDKEILWEHYGVDSLDYRLRQREKEEIYKKEGYKIIKLGDIDNAKLDEKVVIISTPEDLNCVEEKIKILLELVEI, via the coding sequence ATGAAGAACTTAGTTTCTTTAGTAGCTTGGCATGACTCAGGATGGAATGGTAGATTTTGTAGAAAGCCAGAGGAGAATAGATACTGTGAAAGCTTTAAGTATGTAAAATTTAATAAATATAATTCAAAATTATGCTTAAACAACCCTTCAGGAGTCATTAGCACTATCCCTAAAGGAATGCCATGCCATGAATCAGTAATGTTCATTGAGAATAATAATGTAATTAAAGAGGGAGGAAATAGAGTTGGTAGAATTCCAACATTATTATTCTCAAATGTTGAAAGGTTTAAGGAAATATTGGATTATGTTAAAGGAAAATACACTGTTATACATGTGAGAGAAAATCCTTTGTCTGATAATAAGGTTATAATTGGCTGTGTAAAGATTAAAGAAATAATAAATAAAGATGAAAAAAATAAGAACAAATTAGGTTTTGAAATAGACTTTGATTTAGAGGATATTGTATTTACTCTACCTTATCAGGAGTTTATAGAGTTTTGTAAAGATAAAAATTTAGACTATAAAGAGTTTGAACATTTAGTTGTTTTTGATGTTGAAGATTTCAGTAGGTACTTTAGAGGGATGTGTAATATTATAACTGATAAAACCCTAATAGAAATATTAAAAAAAGCTATAGAAATTTTAGAAGGATTTAATAAATTTATTGAGGAATATCCAGACTTTATGGAGTATCTAAAAGGAAATAAAGCTTTTAGGCCATGGGTAATGAAGGATTTTGATAAGTTTTTAGATAGAATAAAAAATGTTATCAGTGAATTAGAGGGTAGAGAATACAAATACCCTGGATTGCCAGCAGTGATATACTATTTAGGTGATAAAGAAGCTTATTCAAAATATTTTGAAGCTGTTGAGAGTAATAAAGAAGAGGAGCTTTATAAGGAATTAAAAGAGAGTTTAGAAAAAAGAAAAGAGAACAGTGACTTTAAAAATGAGTTTAAAGAATTCTTATTAAACTATGCAGTGTACTATGATTTAATGGCTTATGACATTAAAATAATAAAGGAACAAATAAAAAAAGGATTCATTAGCTTAGAGGAAATTTTAGAAAATCCCTATGTCTTAGTTGAAGATTTAAAAGAGAAGGAAGATTTTTCTGGATTTAGTTTTATTGAAGTAGATTCCTGGGAACAGAGGAGAGTTAAAGATTTTGATAAACATAACCCTTACAGGATAAGAGCTTTATTAGTTGAGATTTTAAAGAGGCTACTAAAGCACGGGCATACAACAGTAACTACTGGAGAGGTTAAAAATATTTTTGATAAAATTGGGGTAGACATTAGCTTTAAAGAATTTTTAGAGATGATTGAGAAGAATGAGGAAATTATAAAAGAGAAAGTAGTTATTGAGGAGAAGATTATTGGAAATGAGAAAGTAAAATTGTTTACTTTAAAAGACATAAAAGAAAGTGAGAGGGTTATAGAAGAAACTATTAATAAAATGCTTGATAAACCAAAAGAAGAACTTAGGGTTAGTAAAGAGGAAATAGAAAAGCTTTTGAGAAATGAGAAAAAAGAAGATGAAGATTATAAGAAAGCTATAGAAATGCAAATAGAAGCTGTTGAAAAGCTATTAAAAAATAGAGTTGGCATTTTAACTGGCCCAGCAGGAACAGGGAAAACAACTGTAATATCTACTTTAGTAAAAATTTTAAAGGATAAATATGGTTATGAGGATATCTATATCCTAACTCCTACTGGAAAATCAGCAATGGTTATTAGAGAGAAATTAAAGGAGAAGAAAATAAATAATGTCAAAGTAATGACTATCCATAGATTTATAGCCCAAGAATTTAGTGATTATTTTAATTTTGATTTCTTTGTATTGAGAGATGTTCCAGAAAATGCAAAGAAAAAGGTCTATGTCCTAATATTAGACGAGAGCTCTATGATAGACACTAAAATATTAGGGAATTTATTTAAATGTGTTGATATAGAGAAGCATCTGGTATTTGTTGGAGACATTAACCAACTACCCCCAGTAGATGCTGGAAAGCCATTCCATGATATTTACAGATACTTAGAGAGGGTTAATAAAGATGCTATAGCAAAATTAGAGATTCCACTAAGATCTGAATCTAAGAAAATTGCTGAGTTTTCAGAAATATTCTTAATGGATGGAGAAGAAAGAAAGATTAAGTTAGAGGAGTTATTAAAAGAAAAAGAAGTTTTAGATAATAAAGAAATTTATAGAATAAGAGATGGAGAGAAAGAGGTTATAACAATTGAAGTTGTTAAAGATAATTTATTAAAAGCTTTAGAAGATGCTATAGAGAAAATATTGGAGGAGAACAGCAAAGATAATTTCTTTGAATTTGCTGTATTTGATGATAAGTTAGAGATCCTATCTCCAACAAAAACAAAGGGAGAGCTAAACTCTTACATAATTAACCTCTATATAAGGCAAGATTCAAAGTTTGTCCCTGAAAAATATAGAGACAAAATGAAATTAAATTTGTTCTATGGAAATAAGTATGTAGCTGATAAAGTTATTCAGACTAAAAATAAGTACAAAAAAGGGATTTATAATGGGATGATGGGTTATGTATATTTCTACAATAAAAATTATAAAAAATATGCAATAAAATTCTATTCTGATGAAAATGAAAGAAGACCTTATGTATATGTTAGTGATGATAATATAGAACATGCCTATGCCATAACCATACACAAAAGCCAAGGTAGTGGTTTTGAAAATATAATAGTTGCTATTCCTAAAGGATTAAACAAATTTGTCTCAAAGGAAATGCTTTATACAGCAGTAACAAGGGCTAAAAAAAGATTATGGATAATTGTTGAAGAGAGTTTAGAGAATTTAATTAATGTCTATAACTCGGAGTTAAGAAATAGAAAAACTAATTTATTTGACAATTTTGATATTGACTCTTTAATTCCTTTTTATGAAGAGAGAGCTATAGAAACTGAGAGAGGAGAAAAGGTTAGGAGTGAAGATGAGAAGAAGTTGGCAGATATTTTTCATAAGTTAGGAATAGAATATGAATATGAGCCAATCTCTGAGTATTTAAAATTGGGAGTTTTACCAGACTTTAAACTATGCTTAGGAGATAAAGAAATTCTATGGGAACATTATGGCGTGGATAGCTTAGATTATAGACTTAGACAGAGAGAGAAAGAGGAAATTTATAAAAAAGAGGGATATAAGATAATCAAATTAGGAGATATAGATAATGCTAAGTTAGATGAGAAAGTAGTTATTATCTCCACTCCAGAGGATTTGAATTGTGTTGAAGAGAAAATAAAAATATTGTTAGAATTAGTAGAAATTTAG
- a CDS encoding ribonuclease J has translation MKITIYDGANTIGGNKIYIKEGDNGLFLDFGMNFANYSKYYEEYLNERSARGIYDLWHLNLIPKLNIYRSDLIPKDLDIYRYPKIPINAVLISHAHLDHVGNIAILNEEIPMVGSSITMTILKALRDTSTGKHLGMDLPYYSIKKPKDESGHVLESDRKSPYCSRKIILTDDNKNIEEFIFYRPGQNSSNKVKKINQNEVKTLYEEDLGLEIKAFEVDHSIYGAVGYIVEGDVSVAYTGDFREHGKNKNKTRKFIKEAKNASVLITEGTRVNRDNDVNVSEEDVYNNSLKIIEDAKGLVIADFSPRNFERLEIFKEIAKKTGRELVITTKDAYFLWALKEVANIDIIDDDVKIYENLKATQQKWEKEILDLYCNYIISPFEIRENCENYILCFSFYDMPHLLDVNPDGGIYIYSSSEAFGEEQEFSFLRLWNWLKHFNFEIYGFKVDENGKPIFEKGLHTSGHISKEGLREVIEKIDPDYIIPVHTENPELFRWAFGESVVLLNNGESLEI, from the coding sequence ATGAAAATAACCATCTATGATGGGGCAAATACAATAGGTGGAAATAAAATTTATATAAAAGAGGGAGATAATGGGCTATTTTTAGATTTTGGAATGAATTTTGCCAATTACTCAAAATATTATGAGGAATATTTAAATGAAAGGTCTGCAAGAGGTATTTATGATTTGTGGCATCTCAATTTAATACCAAAACTAAACATTTACAGAAGTGATTTAATTCCCAAAGATTTAGATATTTATAGGTATCCAAAAATTCCTATTAATGCTGTTTTAATAAGCCATGCTCATCTTGACCATGTTGGAAACATTGCTATTCTCAATGAAGAAATTCCTATGGTTGGATCTTCAATAACAATGACAATTCTAAAGGCATTAAGAGATACTTCAACTGGCAAACACTTAGGGATGGATTTGCCTTACTATAGTATAAAAAAACCAAAAGATGAAAGTGGCCATGTTCTTGAATCAGATAGAAAATCCCCCTACTGTTCAAGAAAAATTATTCTTACAGATGACAATAAAAATATTGAAGAATTTATCTTTTATAGACCTGGGCAGAACTCATCTAATAAAGTGAAGAAAATTAACCAAAATGAAGTTAAAACGCTATATGAAGAAGACTTGGGACTTGAAATTAAGGCATTTGAGGTGGATCATTCAATCTATGGGGCTGTTGGTTATATTGTTGAAGGTGATGTAAGTGTAGCATATACAGGGGATTTTAGGGAACATGGGAAAAATAAGAATAAAACAAGAAAATTTATTAAAGAGGCTAAAAATGCAAGTGTTTTAATTACAGAAGGGACAAGAGTTAATAGGGATAATGATGTCAATGTTAGTGAGGAGGATGTTTATAACAACTCTTTAAAAATCATTGAAGATGCTAAAGGGTTAGTTATTGCTGATTTTTCACCAAGAAATTTTGAAAGATTAGAAATTTTTAAAGAAATTGCTAAAAAAACTGGCAGGGAATTGGTTATAACTACAAAAGACGCCTATTTCTTATGGGCTTTAAAAGAAGTGGCTAATATTGATATAATTGATGATGATGTAAAAATTTATGAAAATCTTAAAGCCACTCAACAGAAATGGGAAAAAGAGATTTTAGACTTATATTGTAATTATATCATCTCTCCATTTGAAATTAGAGAAAATTGTGAGAACTATATTTTATGCTTCTCATTCTATGATATGCCACACCTATTGGATGTTAATCCAGATGGGGGGATTTATATCTATTCTTCAAGTGAGGCATTTGGGGAAGAGCAGGAGTTTAGCTTTTTAAGATTGTGGAATTGGCTTAAACACTTTAACTTTGAAATTTATGGTTTTAAAGTTGATGAAAATGGGAAACCAATATTTGAAAAAGGACTCCATACATCAGGGCATATTTCAAAAGAAGGGCTGAGGGAGGTTATTGAAAAGATAGATCCTGACTACATAATTCCAGTGCATACTGAAAATCCTGAATTATTCAGATGGGCTTTTGGAGAGAGCGTTGTTTTATTAAACAATGGAGAAAGTTTGGAGATTTAA
- a CDS encoding McrB family protein, which produces MIKAIVMEITNLEEIIKKYGNIDKNKVEEIKEILKSIKNELVEKLDELKNKKYDEGWRDIVGKATSICYIETGFPSNFSQALRDEPTREKLIEFIRNVKSAETKDDAYNAFKNLLSDKGTKSASITVVSTLGHILKPEWFIPLNHKISDAIEKLGLVNIHLAGAKGNYEDAINVFKKISENVRNIEDSIKTSYALYEYGEVPKPNNSKNSTSNNIISDSNTVPPEIKEKMDKILDKKRQIILYGVPGTGKTHSALKYVEGKGYYKFITFHQSYSYEDFIEGLKPKTTEDGNITYEVEDGIFKKMCILAIWEALKDKEDIKKEIDLDRLLDKALKEFEDKYPVGSVLKTKMGKKFKILDYKYKNEKISNILIKPNESVNEYYPLNIPFLKDMFEKDLIEGERINGPKDVNDKIRHTSYDSYYFALYKELKEIINNNIKDSQNEKLEYNPNYETIKEIVIEKLKEHKETKNVFKKEDFQNAQKFYLVIDEINRGNISNILGELITLLEKDKRLSEDNEIIVELPYSKEPFAVPPNLYIIGTMNTADRSIALLDIALRRRFGFLEVEPNYELIENNAKNKQIEGINLAELLKSLNEKLMKLKDRDHRIGHSYFLGVETLEDLEFVWYHEIIPLLEEYFYGDVDGLKEILKDFIEEKENSYEIKRLTGEEFKNAINKILSD; this is translated from the coding sequence ATGATTAAGGCGATAGTAATGGAAATTACAAATCTTGAAGAAATTATTAAAAAATATGGAAATATTGATAAAAATAAAGTTGAAGAAATTAAAGAAATTCTTAAGAGTATTAAAAATGAATTGGTTGAAAAGTTAGATGAATTGAAGAATAAAAAATATGATGAAGGTTGGAGAGATATTGTAGGTAAAGCAACAAGCATATGTTATATAGAAACTGGATTTCCATCAAATTTTTCACAAGCTCTGAGAGATGAGCCTACAAGAGAAAAATTAATAGAATTTATTAGAAATGTAAAATCAGCAGAAACTAAGGATGATGCATATAATGCTTTCAAGAACCTCTTATCTGATAAAGGTACAAAATCTGCCAGTATAACTGTGGTTTCTACATTAGGACATATTTTAAAACCTGAATGGTTCATACCCCTAAATCATAAAATATCAGATGCTATTGAAAAATTAGGTTTAGTGAATATCCATCTTGCAGGTGCAAAAGGAAATTATGAAGATGCTATCAATGTATTTAAGAAAATTTCAGAAAATGTAAGAAATATTGAGGATAGTATCAAAACTTCTTATGCTTTATATGAATATGGAGAAGTACCCAAACCTAATAATTCTAAAAATAGTACTAGTAATAATATAATAAGTGACTCCAATACTGTTCCACCAGAAATAAAAGAAAAAATGGACAAAATCTTAGATAAAAAGAGGCAGATAATATTATATGGAGTTCCAGGGACAGGGAAAACACATTCAGCTTTAAAATATGTAGAGGGTAAAGGATATTATAAATTTATAACTTTCCATCAATCTTACTCCTATGAAGATTTTATAGAAGGACTTAAGCCAAAAACAACTGAAGATGGAAATATAACTTATGAAGTTGAGGATGGAATATTTAAAAAAATGTGTATTTTAGCAATTTGGGAAGCTCTAAAAGATAAAGAAGATATTAAAAAGGAAATAGATTTAGATAGGTTGTTAGATAAAGCTTTAAAGGAATTTGAAGATAAATATCCTGTTGGTAGTGTATTAAAAACTAAAATGGGTAAAAAATTCAAAATACTTGATTATAAATACAAAAACGAAAAAATCTCGAATATATTAATAAAACCAAATGAAAGTGTAAATGAATATTACCCGTTAAATATTCCATTTTTAAAGGACATGTTCGAAAAGGATTTAATTGAAGGTGAAAGAATAAACGGTCCAAAAGATGTAAATGATAAAATAAGGCATACTAGTTATGATTCCTATTACTTTGCATTATATAAAGAACTAAAAGAAATAATCAACAATAATATAAAAGACTCTCAAAATGAAAAATTAGAATATAATCCTAACTATGAAACCATAAAAGAAATAGTCATTGAAAAACTCAAAGAACATAAAGAAACAAAAAATGTCTTTAAAAAAGAAGATTTCCAAAATGCTCAAAAGTTCTATTTAGTAATAGATGAGATAAACAGGGGGAATATTTCCAATATCTTAGGGGAGTTAATAACTCTCTTAGAGAAAGATAAGAGGCTAAGTGAGGACAATGAAATTATTGTTGAGTTACCTTATTCAAAAGAGCCTTTTGCAGTCCCTCCAAATCTATATATAATTGGAACTATGAACACTGCAGATAGGAGTATAGCATTATTAGATATTGCTTTAAGGAGAAGGTTTGGATTCTTAGAAGTTGAGCCAAATTATGAACTAATTGAGAATAATGCTAAAAATAAACAAATTGAAGGAATTAATTTAGCAGAGTTATTAAAATCTCTAAATGAAAAACTCATGAAATTAAAAGATAGAGACCATAGGATAGGGCATTCATATTTCTTAGGTGTTGAAACTCTTGAAGATTTAGAGTTTGTTTGGTATCATGAAATTATCCCACTATTGGAGGAGTATTTCTATGGAGATGTTGATGGATTAAAAGAGATTCTTAAAGATTTTATTGAGGAAAAGGAAAACTCTTATGAAATAAAAAGGTTAACTGGAGAAGAGTTCAAAAATGCTATCAATAAGATATTAAGTGATTGA
- a CDS encoding tetratricopeptide repeat protein, translating to MKTPLMELYEQRKDEIENCLKKLRESDKCMDWGNFASVRRRPMIATVIYYLQQYAGYADGVSIKELRAFLYCIYLVEKDKYEKMVSSMVWCPLEQTLEEITGRLVKINSDGKYEVNLEEFKQKEKNRKLTYWKVLRPICEKAERICNYMLNPLNVRPEGITVEEFFEKGFSEKDLDKLIDAYESAWEKEKTLYADGYAKLLISVAEYYEKKPNKYEDEEILEKYGKLCEKLCKVINERKHEMPILNRMIIDTFEVESYIKANYGNELNYKLVNTLERIASELGIYHEVYGALYYGMEFKFKKDRNKKNEKKERKKERKKIDLKQLVKPEGITVEEFFEKGFSEEDLDELINAYESAWEKEKTIYADGYLKLLISIAEYYEKEHEKFSSDEFLRKIYEIFENAKLPVYKKLAAKYYIRASDIATSVSLIYSPQQNYPEEAEKYLKMAVEFNEKAIKLGIVPKFHSITLNNLGTHYYEMNRSEEALPILKKALEYAKTPKEKGLIMHNLALTYADLGKKRDAVRCMIKSICIHYKTQHEFGHVTLYNEDIDRIIKMTGDVNTDIYALKVALDLVGGNLTVEEAKKFLDLIDRSEWPLTDALLSILSGEEYKVPEGLEECSTLLEDVVKVVEYVRRRNDRK from the coding sequence ATGAAAACCCCTTTAATGGAACTCTACGAGCAAAGAAAAGATGAAATTGAAAACTGTCTTAAAAAACTTAGAGAATCAGATAAATGTATGGATTGGGGCAATTTTGCATCTGTTAGAAGGCGTCCAATGATAGCCACGGTTATATATTATCTTCAACAATACGCAGGATATGCTGATGGAGTGAGTATAAAAGAACTAAGGGCTTTCCTTTACTGCATATATCTTGTAGAAAAGGACAAGTATGAAAAAATGGTAAGTTCTATGGTATGGTGTCCCTTAGAGCAGACATTAGAGGAGATTACAGGCAGATTGGTTAAAATAAACTCTGATGGAAAATATGAAGTAAATTTAGAAGAATTTAAACAAAAGGAAAAAAATAGAAAACTAACATATTGGAAGGTTTTGAGACCTATTTGTGAAAAGGCTGAAAGAATATGTAATTATATGCTAAATCCATTGAATGTTAGACCAGAAGGAATTACAGTTGAAGAATTTTTTGAAAAAGGATTTTCCGAGAAAGATTTAGATAAACTCATAGATGCGTATGAGAGCGCTTGGGAAAAGGAAAAAACACTTTATGCAGATGGATACGCAAAATTACTCATAAGTGTTGCTGAATACTATGAGAAAAAACCGAATAAATATGAAGATGAAGAGATATTAGAAAAATATGGAAAATTATGTGAGAAGTTGTGTAAGGTGATTAATGAAAGAAAACATGAGATGCCAATTTTGAATCGTATGATTATAGATACTTTTGAAGTGGAAAGTTACATAAAAGCAAACTATGGGAATGAGCTGAACTATAAGTTAGTAAATACATTAGAAAGAATAGCTTCTGAGTTAGGTATTTATCATGAGGTTTATGGAGCGTTATATTATGGTATGGAGTTTAAATTCAAAAAAGACAGAAATAAAAAGAATGAAAAGAAAGAACGTAAAAAAGAACGTAAAAAAATAGACCTTAAACAGCTCGTTAAACCAGAAGGAATTACAGTTGAAGAATTTTTTGAAAAGGGATTCTCTGAGGAAGATTTAGATGAACTCATAAATGCGTATGAAAGCGCTTGGGAAAAGGAAAAAACCATCTATGCAGATGGATATTTAAAACTACTTATTAGCATAGCTGAGTATTATGAAAAAGAGCATGAAAAATTTAGTAGCGATGAATTTTTAAGGAAAATATACGAAATTTTTGAAAATGCAAAACTTCCAGTTTACAAAAAACTGGCAGCGAAATATTACATAAGGGCTTCTGATATTGCAACATCAGTTTCACTGATTTATTCTCCACAGCAAAACTATCCTGAAGAGGCTGAGAAGTATCTAAAAATGGCTGTTGAGTTTAATGAAAAAGCCATAAAACTTGGAATAGTTCCTAAGTTTCATTCAATAACCTTAAACAACTTAGGTACTCATTATTATGAGATGAACCGTTCTGAGGAAGCTTTGCCTATACTTAAAAAGGCTTTAGAATATGCAAAGACCCCAAAGGAGAAAGGTTTGATAATGCACAATTTAGCCCTAACTTATGCAGATTTAGGAAAAAAGAGGGATGCAGTTAGATGCATGATAAAGTCAATTTGTATTCACTACAAAACCCAACATGAGTTTGGACATGTGACGCTATACAATGAAGATATTGATAGAATAATAAAAATGACCGGAGATGTAAATACTGATATTTATGCTTTAAAAGTAGCCCTTGACTTAGTTGGGGGAAATTTGACAGTCGAAGAGGCTAAAAAGTTTCTTGATCTAATTGACCGTAGTGAGTGGCCACTAACTGATGCTTTACTTTCAATACTAAGTGGGGAGGAGTATAAAGTACCTGAGGGATTGGAGGAATGTAGTACGCTCTTAGAGGATGTTGTAAAAGTAGTTGAGTATGTAAGAAGAAGGAATGATAGGAAATGA
- a CDS encoding McrC family protein: MNLITFYEYQEKDIEELKNELNLNEKEEIFNLFKKINGGSEDKIFTLYHNKIKANNYVGFASIKDVSIQILPKIFKNSEEKEYLFLNMLNFAFDLKLEEKEVRAINSLSKAFYEIFIYLFAKSLLEEIKRGIYKEYIKIRGEEKFLKGKLLIEKEIRKLPHQRDRFFVEYFLFDENNLLNQIFYYAVATSLRKTKIRTNKKYLSELMLIFDGIELKKINVEDFKKVKFTRLNNRFKKSFNLAKIVLTSLGELRGEDNVGFFIDMNELFERFICNILKRKFSIGYQEEFNLLKETKYLDKIKQKPDFIVYKNGEVKLVLDAKYKEIEENLSPDILRQIYTYAKKYKVPSALIFPKFKNYNNFKTNVDYCKFFDETELYLLVYNLETLKNNEMDEEFLNAIDKLLNKFW; this comes from the coding sequence ATGAATTTAATTACTTTTTATGAATATCAGGAGAAAGATATAGAAGAGCTAAAGAATGAACTAAACCTAAATGAAAAAGAAGAAATTTTTAATTTATTTAAAAAAATAAATGGTGGATCTGAAGATAAAATATTCACCCTTTACCATAACAAAATAAAAGCCAACAATTATGTTGGATTTGCTTCTATAAAAGATGTTTCTATTCAAATTTTACCAAAAATCTTTAAAAATAGTGAAGAAAAAGAATATCTCTTCCTGAATATGCTTAACTTTGCCTTTGATTTAAAATTAGAAGAGAAAGAAGTTAGAGCAATAAACAGTCTATCAAAAGCCTTTTATGAAATTTTCATTTATCTATTTGCAAAATCTCTATTGGAAGAAATAAAAAGAGGAATTTATAAGGAGTATATTAAAATTAGAGGGGAAGAAAAATTTCTAAAAGGAAAGTTGTTGATTGAGAAGGAGATAAGAAAACTTCCTCATCAAAGAGATAGATTTTTTGTTGAATATTTCTTATTTGATGAAAATAATTTATTGAATCAGATATTTTATTATGCAGTTGCAACTTCTTTAAGGAAAACAAAAATAAGGACAAACAAAAAATATCTAAGTGAACTAATGTTAATATTTGATGGTATTGAACTAAAAAAGATAAATGTTGAAGATTTTAAAAAGGTTAAATTCACAAGATTAAACAATAGATTCAAAAAATCCTTTAATTTAGCTAAAATAGTACTAACCTCCTTAGGAGAACTTAGAGGGGAAGATAATGTTGGTTTCTTCATAGATATGAATGAATTGTTTGAGAGGTTTATATGCAACATACTAAAAAGAAAATTTTCCATTGGCTATCAGGAAGAATTTAATTTACTTAAAGAAACAAAATATTTAGATAAAATAAAACAAAAACCTGACTTTATAGTATATAAAAATGGAGAAGTAAAGCTTGTATTAGATGCAAAATACAAAGAAATTGAAGAAAATCTTTCTCCAGACATCCTTAGGCAAATTTACACTTATGCTAAAAAATATAAAGTTCCTTCAGCTTTGATATTCCCAAAGTTTAAAAATTATAACAATTTCAAAACAAATGTTGATTACTGTAAGTTCTTTGATGAAACTGAGCTTTATCTCTTAGTATATAACCTTGAAACATTAAAAAATAATGAGATGGATGAGGAGTTTTTAAATGCCATTGATAAATTGCTAAATAAATTTTGGTGA